Within the Legionella pneumophila subsp. pneumophila str. Philadelphia 1 genome, the region TAGGTACTTGTTCATTAGTTGTATCAGTGGTTTTCTGTTCTGCTATTTTTGTGTGCTCTCGAGAAGATGAGCCAAATAAAGTAAATCTGGAATCTAATGAGCTTACAGTACTTTCAGTTGGCGACAAAGCAGGCACTTTATCGTGAACTATTAATATATTTTTCACCTGTCTCGCAGGGTTTGAAGGACTGACTAACTCAAGATTTAATTGTTGCTCATAAACGTTTAATGCTTCATCTAAAACTGCATCCTCGTGTTTCGCAGTTTTTTCTGCTTTTAATTGAGCGTCCTCTATTTCAGCCATTTTTTCAGCGGTCCACTTGATTAAACCAATGATTGCCATAACACTACCTACTGCAAACATGATAGGGACCATAATCGGAGGTGCGGCAATCACGCCAGCTACCACCAATAAGCCGGCTATCGATATTAAAGTACTGGCCGCTGCTATAGCAAAGGTACTGTAACTTAATGGCAAATTAATGGTAGATTTCAAATTGTCTCGTTCTATTTTAGCAAGTGGGGCTATGATTTCTTCTATGCTATCGTCGGTTTTGGTTATTTCTTTTTGTAATGCTTTGATTTCGCTTAAAAGTTTGTTTTGCTCAGCTCTTTTTCCAGTTGGATTGATTAAAGCAATTTTATCTACAAGAGTTTTTAATTGCTCAGCGCGTTTAGCATAGAGTTGGTTTAGTTTGTAAGCGTCATTCTCTTTGTTGTTGCCCGGGGTGATATTTTTTTTCCTAAGTACCGCATTAATGAAATTCAACTCTTCTTTTAATTGTTGCTGTTCAATTTGATTGGGATAAGATTTCTCAAGTTCATGTTGGAGTTCTATGGCACGAATTTCGAATAAGTCATTATATTTATCATTGTTTGGCTCTATACGTTTCGCTACAAGATCTATAAATTCTTTTTTCATTTTGTAGGAATTTGCCAATTGAAATTTTTCAGCAATTTTCCCAAAAAATCCCAATCCTTCCATGATGGTTACAGTAGAAGCAATTACTGTCCCGATGATTGCGGCAGCCAATCCACCGAGGGTGATCGCTGCAATAGACAGGGCGATAATAGCAGCAATTAGAATCGAAGATATTATTTTTTCAGCAATAGATTTTTCCGGATCGCTCACAATTGAGATTGATTTAGCTAATATGGCCACCAATTGCAAAACCCCACCCACCAGTGGAATTTGTCGGTAGGAGCTTAAAAAGGAAGCAATAACATTAAACAAGTGATTTATTCCCGTTGTTATTGTTGATGCTGTGGTAGTTCCAGCATGAATTTGCTCGCCTAACGATTTGGATTGTGTCAGTTGCTCCTGAAGATTCTTTTTAAGAGTTTTCATCTTGTCTGACAATCGGATGGGAGTTCGATATTTTTTGGACATAAAAAGAACCCTAAAGGCATATATAAAACTATATGAGTTATTTTAGTACATAATTTTACTTGTTAATTTTCCTTTTGGGAAGATATTTGTTTGGAATTTAAACAAAAAATCAACAAAGAAGAGCTTGGCACACTATTTTTATTGACGCATCCTTGTTGTTTTAATTATTGCTGGCAAAAGTTTTATAATGAATAGTATATTTCGTTTGCCAGTGCGACGAAGGTACTTGCTTTGAGTTAATGGAAAATGAAATAACCTTTTTACCTGCCAGGTAATTATTCTGGCTAAATAATAGTCCAAACTCAGCGCTGTTTTCTATGAATGGGGATAATAGAAAACCGGATTTTGCCATATTGGAAATGAGTCTATATTGTCTTTGGGTGCCATTTTTTAATTCCAAATTGGCTTCAAGCTGGTGAGGCTTGAAAAAGGTAGTCGCTAACATCCCCCAGAGCGTTGGTTGAATATCTATTTCGACAAAAAGAGATTTATCTGTATCAGGTATTTTAACTTGTTCTCCAAAAGTATGAATTTCTGTTTTTAATGGCACTAAAGATGTTACAGGTTTGTTGACTAATTTTTTTCTTAAAAATAAAAAATCATTTTCTAACCGTACTGGTTGGTAATGATTAATCAGTATCGGCCAACTCATTCCGTCTTCCATTGAAGGAATTCTATTGTCAATTGGTTCTACTTTAAAAAGGATGTTATCCGGTTTGTTCTCACTTAAAAGGTAATTCGTATTGATTTCTGCCATTTTTGCAGTAAAAACGGAATAACTCTGAAAGATTGGCCTTGGCGACCATGTCATTCCCGAGGCGATTAATGAAGTTTGATTGTAAGAATAAATATCGGTAGTACC harbors:
- the sidA gene encoding T4SS effector SidA codes for the protein MSKKYRTPIRLSDKMKTLKKNLQEQLTQSKSLGEQIHAGTTTASTITTGINHLFNVIASFLSSYRQIPLVGGVLQLVAILAKSISIVSDPEKSIAEKIISSILIAAIIALSIAAITLGGLAAAIIGTVIASTVTIMEGLGFFGKIAEKFQLANSYKMKKEFIDLVAKRIEPNNDKYNDLFEIRAIELQHELEKSYPNQIEQQQLKEELNFINAVLRKKNITPGNNKENDAYKLNQLYAKRAEQLKTLVDKIALINPTGKRAEQNKLLSEIKALQKEITKTDDSIEEIIAPLAKIERDNLKSTINLPLSYSTFAIAAASTLISIAGLLVVAGVIAAPPIMVPIMFAVGSVMAIIGLIKWTAEKMAEIEDAQLKAEKTAKHEDAVLDEALNVYEQQLNLELVSPSNPARQVKNILIVHDKVPALSPTESTVSSLDSRFTLFGSSSREHTKIAEQKTTDTTNEQVPTTFDSISKPTR